One genomic segment of Nocardioides cavernaquae includes these proteins:
- a CDS encoding metal-sulfur cluster assembly factor: MSTTTVEEVTEAMKDVVDPELGINVVDLGLVYGVHVEGTNVTLDMTLTSAACPLTDVITDQTNAALEGLASEVAINWVWMPPWGPDKITDDGREQLRALGFNV, translated from the coding sequence ATGAGCACCACCACGGTCGAAGAGGTCACCGAGGCGATGAAGGACGTCGTCGACCCCGAGCTCGGGATCAACGTCGTCGACCTGGGCCTGGTCTACGGCGTCCACGTCGAGGGCACCAACGTCACTCTCGACATGACGCTGACGTCCGCGGCCTGCCCGCTGACCGACGTCATCACCGACCAGACCAACGCCGCACTCGAGGGACTCGCCTCCGAGGTCGCGATCAACTGGGTCTGGATGCCGCCGTGGGGCCCGGACAAGATCACCGACGACGGCCGCGAGCAGCTGCGCGCCCTCGGCTTCAACGTCTGA
- a CDS encoding cysteine desulfurase, with protein sequence MTGAPGQLALPGLLSDLEVIRKDFPILERTLAGGQPLVYLDSANTSQKPQIVIDTMVDHLERHNANIARAMHQLGAESTEAFEEGRDKVAAFLGAPSRDEVIFTKNASEAINLVANTLAWSGPFQVGPGDEIVITEMEHHSNIVPWQLLTERTGATLKWFGVTDDGQLDLSNIDELITERTKVVSFTWVSNMLGTINPVAAITRRAHEVGALVVVDAAQAAPVLPINLAGMAPEERPDFVAFTGHKVVGPTGIGVLWGRGDVLAQLPPFLGGGEMIATVTMAKSTYAGIPHRFEAGTPPIVEAVGLGAAVEYLGHVGLDRIHAHEQAITGYALAGLRTIPGLTILGPADAAARGGAISFELEGVHPHDIAQVLDSRGVAVRAGHHCAKPAHQRFGVQASTRMSSYLYTTPAEIDALVDGLEYTRSYFKLV encoded by the coding sequence ATGACTGGCGCCCCTGGCCAGCTGGCCCTCCCGGGCCTGCTCTCCGATCTGGAAGTGATCCGCAAGGACTTCCCGATCCTTGAGCGCACCCTCGCGGGTGGTCAGCCGCTGGTCTACCTCGACAGCGCGAACACCTCCCAGAAGCCCCAGATCGTCATCGACACGATGGTCGACCACCTGGAGCGTCACAACGCGAACATCGCGCGCGCCATGCACCAGCTCGGTGCGGAGTCGACCGAGGCGTTCGAGGAGGGTCGTGACAAGGTCGCGGCGTTCCTCGGTGCACCGTCGCGCGACGAGGTGATCTTCACGAAGAACGCCTCCGAGGCGATCAACCTGGTCGCCAACACGCTCGCCTGGTCGGGACCGTTCCAGGTGGGGCCGGGTGACGAGATCGTCATCACCGAGATGGAGCACCACTCCAACATCGTGCCGTGGCAGCTGCTCACCGAGCGCACGGGCGCGACGCTGAAGTGGTTCGGGGTGACCGACGACGGCCAGCTGGACCTGTCCAACATCGACGAGCTGATCACCGAGCGCACCAAGGTCGTCTCCTTCACCTGGGTGTCCAACATGCTTGGCACGATCAACCCGGTGGCCGCGATCACGCGGCGTGCGCACGAGGTCGGCGCGCTCGTCGTCGTCGACGCGGCGCAGGCTGCTCCCGTGCTGCCGATCAACCTCGCAGGCATGGCCCCCGAGGAGCGCCCCGACTTCGTGGCCTTTACCGGTCACAAGGTCGTCGGCCCGACCGGCATCGGCGTCCTGTGGGGCCGCGGCGACGTGCTTGCCCAGCTGCCTCCGTTCCTCGGCGGCGGGGAGATGATCGCCACGGTGACGATGGCGAAGTCGACGTACGCCGGGATCCCGCACCGCTTCGAGGCCGGCACCCCGCCGATCGTCGAAGCCGTCGGTCTCGGTGCCGCGGTCGAGTACCTCGGCCATGTCGGGCTGGACCGGATCCACGCCCACGAGCAGGCGATCACCGGCTACGCGCTCGCTGGCCTGCGGACGATTCCCGGGCTGACCATCCTGGGCCCCGCTGACGCAGCGGCTCGTGGTGGCGCGATCTCCTTCGAGCTCGAGGGCGTGCACCCGCACGACATCGCCCAGGTGCTCGACAGCCGCGGCGTCGCCGTGCGCGCCGGGCACCACTGCGCCAAGCCGGCGCACCAGCGCTTCGGCGTCCAGGCCTCAACGCGGATGTCGTCGTACCTCTACACGACCCCGGCCGAGATCGACGCGTTGGTCGACGGCCTGGAATACACCCGCTCTTACTTCAAGTTGGTGTGA
- a CDS encoding ABC-F family ATP-binding cassette domain-containing protein, with amino-acid sequence MITAHNVEVRAGSRLLMENVSFRVAAGDKVGLVGRNGAGKTTLTKILAGDNQPAAGTVTRSGELGYLPQDPRTGDPEVLARDRILSARGLDEAVRNLRAAEIEMADPDPAVAEKGMRRYSRAVDEMQAGGGYSAESEAATIAASLGIEERILAQPLKTLSGGQRRRIELARILFSGAETMILDEPTNHLDADSIVWLRGFLQNHKGGLIVISHDTELLEATINKVYHLDANRAEIDIYNLGWKAYLQQRETDEARRKRERLNAENKAKTLTDQANRMRARASGASAAQSMLKRAERLKAGIEGERVQDKVAAIKFPAPAPCGKTPLMGEDLSKSYGALEIFTAVDLAIDKGSRVVILGLNGAGKTTMLRILAGATQPDTGRLIAGHGLKIGYYAQEHETLDVNRTVLQNMQSAAPQLTDVEARQVLGSFLFSGDDAHKPAGVLSGGEKTRLALAALVVSSANVLLLDEPTNNLDPASREEVLNAIRSYQGAIILVTHDEGAVRALEPDRVLLLPDGDEDLWSDDYADLVSLA; translated from the coding sequence ATGATCACTGCCCATAACGTCGAAGTCCGCGCCGGCTCGCGCCTCCTCATGGAGAACGTCAGCTTCCGCGTTGCAGCCGGGGACAAGGTCGGGCTGGTGGGTCGTAATGGCGCCGGCAAGACCACCCTCACCAAGATCCTCGCGGGGGACAACCAGCCTGCCGCGGGCACCGTCACGCGCTCGGGAGAGCTGGGCTACCTGCCCCAGGACCCGCGCACGGGTGACCCCGAGGTCCTGGCCCGCGACCGGATCCTGTCCGCGCGCGGTCTCGACGAGGCGGTGCGCAACCTGCGGGCGGCCGAGATCGAGATGGCCGACCCCGACCCGGCAGTCGCCGAGAAGGGCATGCGCCGGTACTCCCGCGCGGTCGACGAGATGCAGGCCGGCGGTGGCTACTCCGCGGAGTCCGAGGCTGCCACCATCGCGGCCAGCCTGGGCATCGAGGAGCGCATCCTGGCGCAGCCGCTGAAGACGCTCTCCGGTGGCCAGCGCCGCCGGATCGAGCTCGCGCGGATCCTGTTCTCCGGCGCCGAGACGATGATCCTCGACGAGCCGACCAACCACCTCGACGCCGACTCGATCGTCTGGCTGCGCGGCTTCCTCCAGAACCACAAGGGCGGGCTGATCGTGATCAGCCACGACACCGAGCTGCTCGAAGCCACGATCAACAAGGTCTACCACCTCGACGCCAACCGTGCCGAGATCGACATCTACAACCTCGGTTGGAAGGCCTACCTCCAGCAGCGCGAGACCGATGAGGCCCGCCGCAAGCGCGAGCGCCTCAACGCCGAGAACAAGGCCAAGACGCTCACCGACCAGGCCAACCGCATGCGTGCGCGTGCCTCGGGTGCATCGGCTGCCCAGTCCATGCTCAAGCGGGCCGAGCGCCTCAAGGCCGGCATCGAGGGCGAGCGGGTGCAGGACAAGGTCGCCGCGATCAAGTTCCCGGCTCCGGCTCCCTGTGGCAAGACGCCGCTCATGGGCGAGGACCTCTCGAAGTCCTACGGCGCGCTGGAGATCTTCACCGCCGTCGACCTCGCGATCGACAAGGGTTCGCGCGTCGTCATCCTCGGACTCAACGGCGCGGGCAAGACGACGATGCTGCGCATCCTGGCCGGCGCCACCCAGCCGGACACGGGCAGGCTGATCGCGGGACATGGCCTCAAGATCGGCTACTACGCGCAGGAGCACGAGACGCTCGACGTCAACCGCACCGTGCTGCAGAACATGCAGAGCGCCGCGCCGCAGCTGACCGACGTCGAGGCTCGCCAGGTCCTCGGCTCGTTCCTCTTCTCCGGTGACGACGCGCACAAGCCGGCCGGCGTACTCTCCGGCGGCGAGAAGACCCGCCTCGCGCTGGCGGCACTGGTCGTGTCGAGCGCCAACGTCCTGCTGCTCGACGAGCCGACCAACAACCTCGACCCCGCCTCGCGCGAAGAGGTGTTGAACGCGATCCGCAGCTACCAGGGTGCGATCATCCTGGTCACGCACGACGAGGGCGCTGTGCGTGCGCTGGAGCCGGACCGGGTGCTGCTGCTCCCGGACGGCGACGAAGACCTGTGGAGCGACGACTACGCCGACCTCGTGTCGCTGGCCTGA
- a CDS encoding ASCH domain-containing protein: MAEDALNHFWNLAREHARLVDIPGYFGATPLGAVPPPAWSFGDSAELADRLLRLVLDGTKTATASLASDYAAEDEPLPEPGTLGIVIDGAGNPRALLATTEVRVVPFADVDAEHAWLEGEGDRALATWRADHARFFGCSADEAPGPDVVLERFAVIYQQ; this comes from the coding sequence ATGGCAGAGGACGCGCTCAACCACTTCTGGAACCTGGCGCGCGAGCACGCGCGCCTGGTGGACATCCCGGGCTACTTCGGCGCGACGCCTCTGGGCGCCGTGCCGCCACCAGCATGGTCCTTCGGGGACAGCGCGGAGCTCGCTGACCGCCTGCTGCGCCTGGTGCTCGACGGCACCAAGACCGCGACCGCGAGCCTTGCGTCCGACTACGCCGCGGAGGACGAGCCGCTGCCCGAACCCGGGACGCTCGGCATCGTGATCGACGGTGCGGGCAACCCGCGGGCTCTGCTCGCGACCACGGAGGTGCGGGTGGTCCCGTTTGCCGACGTCGACGCGGAGCATGCGTGGCTCGAGGGGGAGGGCGACCGCGCGCTGGCGACCTGGCGGGCCGACCACGCGCGCTTCTTCGGGTGCTCCGCAGACGAGGCACCCGGGCCGGACGTCGTGCTCGAGCGGTTCGCGGTCATCTACCAGCAGTGA
- a CDS encoding neutral zinc metallopeptidase, with amino-acid sequence MRFNPKADIGGGRISTGGGGGGLGGGLGGGGLGGGSGPRIPIPGGMGIKGTIVIIVLYVILQMCTSGGLPGPSLGQSDTPTQQQGDTSTYDACKTGADANEDANCARKAVVYSLEQYWETQLPDGKFKVAPVVTFTGNTSTACGSASSGMGPFYCPADQTIYQDPSFYEQIFEGQLGGENADFVEAYVLGHEYGHHIQNITGEMKNVRTQQGENSDAVKLELEADCYAGAWTKAATGVQDDKGVAIFEVIDDDDIREAINAAKTVGDDSIQKKTQGSVNPDGWTHGSSEQRMQSFQAGYQGSSPEVCRSIWD; translated from the coding sequence ATGCGGTTCAACCCCAAGGCTGACATCGGCGGCGGACGCATCAGCACCGGCGGCGGAGGTGGTGGGCTCGGCGGCGGCCTCGGCGGAGGTGGGCTCGGCGGCGGCAGCGGCCCACGGATCCCGATCCCCGGCGGCATGGGCATCAAGGGCACGATCGTGATCATCGTGCTCTACGTGATCCTGCAGATGTGCACCAGCGGCGGCCTTCCGGGCCCGAGCCTCGGCCAGTCCGACACGCCCACCCAGCAGCAGGGCGACACCAGCACGTACGACGCGTGCAAGACCGGCGCGGACGCCAACGAGGACGCCAACTGCGCGCGCAAGGCGGTCGTCTACTCGCTGGAGCAGTACTGGGAGACGCAGCTCCCGGACGGCAAGTTCAAGGTGGCCCCGGTCGTCACGTTCACCGGCAACACCAGCACCGCGTGCGGCTCCGCCAGCTCCGGCATGGGCCCGTTCTACTGCCCTGCCGACCAGACCATCTACCAGGACCCGTCGTTCTACGAGCAGATCTTCGAGGGCCAGCTCGGCGGCGAGAACGCTGACTTCGTCGAGGCCTACGTCCTCGGGCACGAGTACGGCCACCACATCCAGAACATCACCGGCGAGATGAAGAACGTCCGCACCCAGCAGGGCGAGAACAGCGACGCGGTGAAGCTCGAGCTCGAGGCCGACTGCTACGCAGGGGCCTGGACCAAGGCTGCGACGGGCGTGCAGGACGACAAGGGCGTTGCCATCTTCGAGGTCATCGACGACGACGACATCCGCGAGGCGATCAATGCCGCCAAGACGGTCGGTGACGACTCCATCCAGAAGAAGACCCAGGGCTCGGTGAACCCTGACGGGTGGACGCACGGTTCGTCCGAACAGCGCATGCAGTCCTTCCAGGCCGGCTACCAGGGAAGCAGCCCCGAGGTCTGCCGGTCCATCTGGGACTGA
- the sufU gene encoding Fe-S cluster assembly sulfur transfer protein SufU, producing MDLDALYQDIILDHYKNPLHKGLRDPFEAEVHHVNPTCGDEITLRVHLSNGVVEDVSYDSMGCSISQASASVLADLVIGKTVDEAMGIHETFQTLMQGKGKIEPDEDVLEDGIAFAGVAKFPARVKCALLSWMAWKDATAQIVAQEENA from the coding sequence ATGGATCTCGATGCGCTGTACCAGGACATCATCCTGGACCACTACAAGAACCCACTCCACAAGGGCCTGCGGGACCCCTTCGAGGCAGAGGTGCACCACGTCAACCCCACGTGCGGTGACGAGATCACGCTGCGCGTGCACCTGAGCAACGGTGTGGTGGAGGACGTCTCCTACGACTCGATGGGTTGCTCGATCTCCCAGGCGTCGGCCTCCGTGCTGGCGGACCTGGTGATCGGCAAGACCGTCGACGAGGCGATGGGCATCCACGAGACGTTCCAGACGCTGATGCAGGGCAAGGGCAAGATCGAACCCGACGAGGACGTGCTGGAGGACGGCATCGCCTTCGCGGGTGTAGCGAAGTTCCCGGCACGCGTGAAGTGCGCTTTGCTGTCATGGATGGCGTGGAAGGACGCGACGGCTCAGATCGTCGCCCAGGAGGAGAACGCATGA
- a CDS encoding PIG-L deacetylase family protein → MTELLPALPSDTFERVLCVVAHPDDMEYGASAAVAAWTASGVEVRYLLLTRGEAGIDTMQPEETARLRMEEQRTGCRAVGVERVDFLEHPDGMLVYGLDLRRDIARAIREFRPDAVVTGAWDVEFMGMLNQADHRAAGLATLDAVRDAGNRWVFTDLVDEGLTPHSPRWFIVSGADNPTHGVDVTGAPIEAGVASLEAHEAYLAALPWHPAPRDLIEWITTAQGQAMGVPNAVLFRAWDFQAPIEM, encoded by the coding sequence ATGACCGAGCTCCTGCCTGCACTGCCCAGCGACACCTTCGAGCGTGTGCTCTGCGTGGTCGCGCATCCTGACGACATGGAATACGGCGCGTCGGCGGCCGTTGCCGCGTGGACGGCGTCCGGTGTCGAGGTCCGTTACCTGCTGCTGACCCGCGGCGAGGCGGGCATCGACACGATGCAACCCGAGGAGACCGCGCGCCTCCGGATGGAGGAGCAGCGGACCGGCTGTCGTGCCGTCGGTGTCGAGCGGGTCGACTTCCTGGAGCACCCGGACGGGATGCTGGTCTACGGGCTCGACCTGCGCCGCGACATCGCCCGAGCGATCCGCGAGTTCCGCCCCGACGCCGTCGTCACCGGCGCGTGGGACGTGGAGTTCATGGGCATGCTCAACCAGGCTGACCACCGTGCTGCCGGCCTGGCAACCCTTGACGCCGTGCGCGACGCGGGCAACCGCTGGGTCTTCACCGACCTGGTCGACGAGGGGCTCACGCCCCACAGCCCCCGCTGGTTCATCGTCAGCGGTGCCGACAACCCGACACACGGCGTCGACGTGACCGGTGCCCCGATCGAGGCTGGCGTCGCCTCGCTCGAGGCGCACGAGGCCTACCTCGCCGCGCTCCCCTGGCACCCGGCGCCCCGCGACCTGATCGAGTGGATCACCACGGCACAGGGCCAGGCGATGGGGGTGCCGAACGCGGTGCTCTTCCGCGCGTGGGACTTCCAGGCCCCGATCGAGATGTAG
- a CDS encoding acVLRF1 family peptidyl-tRNA hydrolase, producing the protein MNTVFVPPPRLPRWVANFAEGHGGATYTLADGALRGDASDRSWFVARLPFDAAYTGEPEATGFAAAAEQAVPADWGVLLVRKGGFAVARLAGTTVGESKTGQRHVQGRTKAGGQSQQRFARRRDNQARQAYDAAAGHAARILGGLTGPVVVGGDRTAVEAVLEEPALRSLSVKGPFLTVPDPRRSVLEEAIVRAISVQVHVVNA; encoded by the coding sequence GTGAACACCGTCTTCGTGCCGCCGCCCCGGTTGCCCCGCTGGGTGGCCAACTTCGCCGAGGGCCACGGCGGGGCGACCTACACGCTGGCCGACGGCGCCCTACGAGGCGACGCGAGCGACCGCTCGTGGTTCGTGGCGCGGTTGCCCTTCGACGCGGCGTACACGGGGGAGCCGGAGGCGACTGGCTTCGCGGCGGCCGCAGAGCAGGCGGTTCCGGCTGACTGGGGCGTGCTGCTGGTCAGGAAGGGCGGCTTCGCGGTCGCACGGCTCGCCGGGACGACGGTGGGGGAGAGCAAGACCGGGCAGCGCCATGTCCAGGGGCGCACCAAGGCAGGGGGCCAGAGCCAGCAGCGATTCGCCCGCAGGCGCGACAACCAGGCGCGTCAGGCGTACGACGCGGCGGCAGGCCATGCCGCGCGGATCCTCGGCGGGTTGACCGGCCCGGTCGTCGTCGGCGGTGACCGGACAGCCGTCGAGGCCGTGCTCGAGGAGCCCGCTCTGCGCTCCCTTTCCGTCAAGGGGCCCTTCCTCACGGTCCCTGATCCGCGCCGCAGCGTGCTCGAGGAGGCGATCGTGCGGGCAATCTCTGTCCAGGTCCACGTCGTCAATGCCTGA
- a CDS encoding phosphotransferase → MWQPEAHWQRLQSGMGASTLGVWRDGDLIIKRLTAPTPDDAPELEMRRHAAYWRRAADVAASGVVEATPGLRGPAVARMDEDSEGVTFAYAAVEPVHLTGPFVARALGRFAGAEIGDHGWLAHNQLADRLATTERRGGWTTLARTTVADLADRLWSRRAHFLTAIAELPQVPQHGDPVPANLLGRDGEDVLAIDWSNLGRGPVGADLGYWSLSAREDFDVLLQAYVEGLPPGVGSIDQARLGAQVTAVYTALSRADWALARAAEGDGALAAKYRHPSVAPYLTALQRQFPQLEALI, encoded by the coding sequence ATGTGGCAGCCCGAGGCGCACTGGCAGCGCCTGCAGAGCGGGATGGGTGCGTCGACGCTCGGCGTCTGGCGTGACGGTGACCTGATCATCAAGCGGCTCACCGCTCCGACCCCGGATGACGCGCCTGAGCTGGAGATGCGGCGCCACGCGGCGTACTGGCGGCGAGCTGCTGACGTGGCCGCTTCCGGTGTCGTCGAGGCGACGCCCGGGCTCCGGGGGCCGGCAGTGGCGCGGATGGACGAGGATTCCGAAGGGGTCACCTTCGCCTATGCCGCGGTCGAGCCGGTGCATCTCACTGGTCCGTTCGTTGCCCGAGCCCTCGGGCGCTTCGCGGGTGCCGAGATCGGGGATCACGGCTGGCTCGCGCACAACCAGCTCGCGGACCGGCTGGCCACCACGGAGCGACGGGGTGGCTGGACGACACTCGCGCGGACCACGGTCGCTGACCTCGCGGACCGGCTCTGGTCGCGCCGTGCCCACTTCCTGACGGCCATCGCGGAGCTGCCGCAGGTGCCCCAGCACGGGGACCCGGTCCCGGCCAACCTGCTGGGCCGTGACGGTGAGGACGTCCTCGCCATCGACTGGTCCAACCTGGGCCGTGGCCCCGTCGGCGCCGACCTCGGCTACTGGTCGCTCTCCGCGCGTGAGGACTTCGACGTCCTCCTCCAGGCGTACGTCGAGGGGTTGCCGCCCGGCGTCGGCAGCATCGACCAAGCCCGGCTCGGGGCCCAGGTGACCGCGGTCTACACCGCGCTGTCGCGGGCGGACTGGGCCCTGGCGCGTGCTGCCGAGGGGGACGGTGCGCTCGCGGCGAAGTACCGCCACCCGAGCGTGGCGCCGTACCTCACCGCGTTGCAGCGTCAGTTCCCGCAGCTGGAGGCGTTGATCTGA